In Microbacterium enclense, the DNA window GCGACGATCGTCTGCCCGCCGCGACGCGACGCGACGAGACCGGCGACGATGTCGCGGTTCTCCACGAGTTCGAGCGTCAGGCCGCCGGGGGTCTCCTGCTTGCGGAGCTTGTGCTCCGACACCGACGCCACGGAGTAGTCCGCCACCGCTGCGGCCATGATGACGACATCGGCGTCGGGGGCCGTGGCATCCATTGCCCTGCCGAGTTCGTCGGCGGTGCTGACGGCGATGACCTCGACGCGCGGATCGGGATGGACGTCGGCGTCGAGGTGGGCGGCGACGAGCGTCACGTCGGCTCCGCGGTCGGCGGCGGCACGCGCGATCGCGACGCCCTGGCGCCCGCTCGAGCGGTTGCCGAGGAAACGGACGGGATCGATCGGCTCCCGTGTCCCCCCGGCGCTGACGACGATGGACACCCCGTCGAGATCGCGGGGGCGTTCGACGAGGGCGAGGGCGGCCGCCACGATCTCCTCGGGCTCGGACATCCGGCCCGGCCCGGAATCTCCGCCCGTGAGCGCTCCGTCGGCAGGACCCACGACGTGGACGCCGCGTGCCCGCAGCACCTCCATGTTGTGCGTCGTCGCGGGGTGCCGCCACATCTCGGTGTGCATCGCGGGCGCCACGACGACCGGAGCGGTCGTTGCGAGCAGCGTCGTACCGAGGAGGTCGGATGCGAGGCCCGCGGTCATCGCGGCGAGGGTGTTCGCGGTGGCGGGGGCGACGATCACGAGATCGGCCGACTGCCCGAGGGCGACGTGGCGGACGCGGGCCACATCGTCGTGAACGGACGTCGTGACCGGATTGCGGCTGATCGCCTCCCACGTGGGCGATCCGACGAAGCGCAGCGCGTCGTCGGTGGGGATGACGTGGACGTCGTGCCCGGCCTTCACGAGAAGCCGCACGAGACCCA includes these proteins:
- the coaBC gene encoding bifunctional phosphopantothenoylcysteine decarboxylase/phosphopantothenate--cysteine ligase CoaBC, which encodes MFIVVGVTGGIAAYKTVGLVRLLVKAGHDVHVIPTDDALRFVGSPTWEAISRNPVTTSVHDDVARVRHVALGQSADLVIVAPATANTLAAMTAGLASDLLGTTLLATTAPVVVAPAMHTEMWRHPATTHNMEVLRARGVHVVGPADGALTGGDSGPGRMSEPEEIVAAALALVERPRDLDGVSIVVSAGGTREPIDPVRFLGNRSSGRQGVAIARAAADRGADVTLVAAHLDADVHPDPRVEVIAVSTADELGRAMDATAPDADVVIMAAAVADYSVASVSEHKLRKQETPGGLTLELVENRDIVAGLVASRRGGQTIVAFAAETVRDDDELLERARTKAARKGVDLLAANAVGWTRGFESTDNALMIVGRDGEVVATASGSKDETAHALLDAVLAARRT